The Diorhabda carinulata isolate Delta chromosome 4, icDioCari1.1, whole genome shotgun sequence genomic interval CTTTTGTTATTTTACAAAACCAATTTGGAATGTAACTCCAATATCGATTATACTGGAAAGATTTGAATCCAAACTATTTAGCTATTTAGCCATATTGTTAATGCCCCTTGGTATGTGTCTAACGATGTGATACGTAGGGACCTAAAGGTTCCTATAGTCCTGAGAAACAGCGCAACTTATGTAAGCAGACTACATCCAGACCATCTGGCAATTAATCTACTGGACAATAGCCAGGAACAATATGGATTAAACCGtgcaagaaaatttgatttgatgCCAGATCTCTAGCTTAGATACTTGTATTCAAATCATACTATTTTGCTTAATGTTAATTGGTCTAACGGATTGCAAAACATAATAGAAAAAACCCAagtatttttgatgtttattaaCTGAATATTAAGATATGTATCAATTTGAAACGCAACTAAACAGGAAATTTGGTTTCCTGTAAATCAGTATATTTTAATCACATACCGGAAAGAAGAaggaaaaaacacaaaaaattccAGTTAACATCAAATATTCCAAAAGAAAGACTTCACAAACAtctaaatttccattttaatttaattattattttgttccactatttttttctgtttacagtatttttttgttacctTTTATTTTTTAGCTAGATAATTTGATGGGTAAATTCAAAATGGAAATAGCTAAACTCCAAACTGAAAGGGTCTTACCTCTTGTTGGgtataaaatcaaaaagaaaaaatcaaaaattttacgtaaagGAGCCACTAAAATACCAAATCATATACCCGGTAAGATTGACaattaatatacaataattaGTGAAAAGGAGGTAAAAAAATGtcacttttataaaaaaacaaatgatatttaatgatatttttattaatacaatggAAGTTAGGTTACGAGATATACTTAAACCATGGTTAACTACAATTCCTATTAATACAATGATATTTAGGTTTCAAGTTTAAATAAACCATGGTTAATTACAGATACAATAGCATAAATCCTTGGTTGTATATGcttaatgaattttaaaaaatttaacatacTTTTGATTTCAGCTCTTTACAATGTTGCTCAACAGGGTCAATTTGATAAGACAAGGATATCTTTAGATACTAATgtaaataggtaaatatttaatataaaatatcaaatgaatcgTTAATTATTCATGATTCTTGCAGGTTTGCAGCTCAACTTGAACAGTTAGATCAATTAATTGAAGAGGTAAGGCAGTATAGGCCAGGAAACGAAATCCTAGAATCTCACGGACCCCtcagaaaaatacaaaaaaggaaaactaCCATAAAACAGTTATTTTCGGCCGCTAGTAAATTCCAAAGAAATTTACACAGGTATATATTAatcttattgaaaattgaatattaaaaaaaaatatattttatttcagagGTATATACTTGGCGTGCATCCTCTACCATGAAGACAGAGTACTATTAACGAACGAAGACTTTTTACCTGTGATCGAAATCGACGAAATATTTCCCAGTTGTATCCACACTGATTTATATTGGTTGATGAAAGTGTCTTGTATATGGAACGAAACGAAAGTTTTAAGATtcgaaatggaaaaacataTCTCTTCGAGGATACATTTTCGAAAGAAGATACTTTCGGCGGTCATACAGATGCAATCGTTGCTCTGTCTTCAAGATTTGGGACAGATTTATCACAAACCTTTGAAGGATTCTCGAGGGACCATGGTATTGAGCATCGTTAATTACGTAAAATCGCCCAGGAACGTTTCTCTATTAAATTCCAggtaaaactattataaataatgatgtTTTGTTACAGGAAAATcgttcaattttctttttagatgGTTACCAATGAGCAAAGTGTTCAAGAAGATAGTTTTGAGCGATGATCACAATTTATCTGAAATGTTAATGGCTAGCATTAAACAGCAAATTCACTATCATCAAGTTTCCAGTTTGAAGCTCAACAGAGGATTGTATTTGGCTTATTTGAAAATGCAAAGCTCGGTGGATACTATCGAGGTTATTGTTAGTTCCAAATCGCCCAATATACTACCTCACTGCAAAATCAGGGATAATCCACACGTTACTTCGTGAGTACATTTTTTAGTTACATTTTTCTCCTATATTACttctttaaagttttatttccTCTCAGCTTTTATGGTAATCTACTTTAATCTTTAATTTGCTTCTGTTCTACATTCAATTTTCTCTTACGAGGCTTAAATTGTTTTGTTCTTTCGGAGCATTTCGAGGTTCGGATGTTTGTAGCTTCTCTTCTTCATTACAAGTAATTTATGTGAATAGTCATTCCCAAAATACCAAGGATCACTCTTAAAATCTACTTATTTATCCATAACTTCTACCGGGGGATAACagtgaaatttcttttttgattgtATCATTTGCTTCCTGTTTGACCATATCTCCAGTtcaatcttattttttccagattGTTTGTTATTTCCATCTTCCGTTACTTTTCTTCTATTTGTTTATTGTCTTCCTTCATCCTCATTATGGTTGGTTATgatctatttctttttttgtttaaaaatactcTGTGCAGTGCCTTGTTTGTAGATATTGTCTTGTTTAACCTATTGGATACCTCTTCTATCTGATTTTATACTCATCACTAGATTTTTTAGCTTGTTTTCTTCTGTTCTTGTACTTGCAGAGTTATTTCTTCCGgtatgtttgatatttttattatttatgtcgtttatttgtttatctacAATCTTTCCTATTTCATTTACTTAACCCTCTGATCTATTCTGTTTCGCAGCTCTTTTTTAGCTTAGTCTATTGGATCCTgtgtgtttttttgtttttttgctcACTTGTTTAGTGATTTCttcctttatttattaaaagaacAAGAACAGGATTAAACTGATAAAATTAAGATATAAAACTTTTGAGCCccaactttttttttgtaaagttattaattattaaatctttagactatttttttaacacactatatataaatttggaattcattattttcgatcTTTAAATTTTAACACGTCGGgtaatagattttgaaatgtatcgtatttttttgaaaaagtaaatatttcaatttttcaaatatttagtaCATAATATACCTTTTAAAATATCTATCTCTAGttgaattattatatagataattgattaattttatcaaaattgtaaGGAGACTTAACCTCAACTAGCTCACTTTATTTACCTTTTTGCGTACGTCTATGATACTTTAAAGCTACTTTTTTAATTGTGCCATGCATTTCAATCAAATTGCAAAAGATAATCACCATTAGTTttaattatggatttttttttttggttaaaattaatatatttctacTGATTATTACACCaaacaataataaacatttaCAATATTGTTATTTCAATATGGCGACATCGTTTGCGTCATGTGATGAGAATTAAATTTAACGATACGCTATGTTGTCAAacgtaattttatttcagatatGATCGGATAGACGTATTTcagacaactttttttataaaatttttgtaataagtttTATAGATTATAAAATGTGGTTTTGGTTATAATGGAGTCAtcaaaaatctaatatttagaatgtattcttttttcattttgtttttttgttgtgtaACATCGACTAAGAAATTCGATTAAAAAGACAACAGTGTAAAAGTGAAAAGAAGTTCATTTTACATCCTAACCTCACTTTTCACACAATTTTATTAGTAGAAAGCATCTAAAATTCAATATGGCGATTGCGATTATGCTTGTTTATGATGTTACCAAATTCAACCATATTGGAAATCTATTTTAAacgatatttatataaaattgaaatgttttcaatagtttaattatcattaattattgatattaaaaataatcgtataaatttttatttgactaTAATATTCCCTTGTAGTTGGCTTGGCAACAGTGTAATGTAAAAGGAAGTTCATTTTGAATCCTAACCTCacttattattaataagaaacatTTCTTATTCAATATGACAGTTGAGATTATATGATGTTGTCAAACTTAACTAAACTTACGAGAAAAttggaatgaaatattttagacgatatttataaaaaaaattcacaataattcttataattaatattaattatcattaattatgGATATCTTGATGtttaacaaattgtttttatgatatattcacttcagtttttaaaaaaatcgtataaataTGAGGTTGAACGTTTCTTACAATCAGCTTGGCAACAGTGTAATTTAAGTGACGCTTGtcaatttcttcattattattatcgatcaattcgataaaaaaatgtaattttagtGAAGAATGGGGCTACTTAAAACAACTTAATTGTCCAGAAGTAGTTAACAACGCGTCAGAACTCCAAAAGAATTTCTTAGATTTAGTAACAAGTGCATCGAAACGTTTATTCAACTACATGGATGTAAACAGTGACGATATTATAACTCATCGAATTTACGAATCTAATATAATAGAACTGAACGACGAAGTTAGTTTCATAGTTATCTGCCCTTCTGCGGAATTATCTTGCGCCGTACCCGGCCAAAgagaattattattacaaagaGGTGATTTGTTAAGTTTACCTATCAAGGTTCGTAACTAAATTGAATTGTTGTTGATCGAATTTACGcttcgaatattttttaagGTGTTCGAAATGATCCATCTCAACACTTACAGACCGAGTATAACGAAAAAATACGCTAAATTGAGTTGTAGTTTAGAGCTCGACATCGCCTCTGCCGATCACCTTCACAGAGAAGCTTTTTCCAATAACGAAATAGCCATTGCCAAAGCGAAATTATTGAAACTTCAAGAATTGCAGACGAAGATGAACGTTATTTGGAATAGTGTTAGGTGGTTGATGAGTGTTATTACTTTTGCTAGGGATCGAGTAACACCTGGTATATCTGTAAGGTAAGAATTAGctataagtaaatatttttttagagtATAGAAAATTCATCAGAtttcgttgattttttttaatatttccatttttaaagcagatttattagaaaaaaacattgGAAGTATATCTCATTTATTTAATGACTTTGAATGTTatcataacctcactttttttgaagatatttctttatcattttttcgCAAAGTCCTGAACGAagttagtatttttttgttaatatatagaagaaaaaacgaacgtttttgaataaaaatcatataaaaatgtctgtttattaaaattttcgaattaaattGCATCATCTATAAGTATACTGAGAAAAAAAGGTGATTTTAAGGTATTTTTGGctctaaaaaatggaaaaattatcgtattctaaagattttttaaataatcttcatttttatgGCAGATTTGTGAAAAGAACATTGGGAGTATCTCACTTACGGTTTAATGACTTTGAATGTTATTGTAACCtcactttttttgaatatttttgttcaagATTTTTTCGCAAAGCCTAAAACGAAGTTAATATATGGGAAAAAacgatcattttgaaaaaaaaaagaatataaaattgtCTGTTGATTAATTTAACGAGTGTTTTTGTCCAATTGTAGATATATTTTCCGGAAAATCCTGTTTTTATGATATTTCCTCAATTTTACGCCTTTTATATGGTTTTTCTTCGAGCAAATGATATCTTTTTCGACCTTTCCGTTTCAAAAAACTCCTTTCTACTGAAATTTAGGAGaatctggaaaaaaattttctattttcagagCAACTTAATGttatataagaatttttaatcacGAAAAGGCTGTTgcattttttctatgatagtaccAACGTTCCTCTTTTGATTTACTTGTATTGCAACGTTGCCATTACACAATTTTagatattatgaattttcataatttcattttccataaaacaaattattacaactttcatcctgtatatttcttGCAAATGTCAAGCTGAAGAAATCGAATATGAATGAAATCATTTAGACACACGTTTTCTAAATTAattcatgtaaaaaaaatcgatacatcgaatggtttcggaaatattgaaatttttatacaagcatgtcaaattttttgttaaatttctgaattttttaacataataattgaaaatacacTTCTATATCGAAAGTATACAAAAAACTTTGGAATATCATGTATTTTTGtcctaaaaattcaaaaatcatgtcatttagaggcaaattttaactttcaaaatttttaataatttccaaaaattgcttaaattataacattcaatcggtattttttcaaattgtactattttgtataaaaaaatcactttatcaaaatatttttgagtagaATATTTGGGGAATGGGgaatttatgatttttgtttttttttatttatttataattttcaggtGCCTGGTACAAACAGAACAAGAAAATTTCACAACAACCGATCTCCTACAATTACCACCCGAAGAAAAACTTCTAAAACACACCCTCGGAAGAGGATCTTGGCCTGGTCCAGGCCACGGCATCCCCCCTTCGAACATAATAACAGAATTCAGTAAAAGCGAACAAAATTTAACCGTCGTCGATTTCGGTACGAACAATTACACCGATACCATTGAAAACGAAGAAGATAAAAGAAGAAGTAGCAGCATCACGCCGGCCAAAAGCGAAAACACGCTGTGTACCCAACAACGGATCAGAGCTAATACCATATGCAACATGTCCTCTTCCGATATACCGAAACTAACAGCTAAGCAATCGAACAGTTTGGCCAGTGTAAACGTTACCGATACATCGAATAGTGTGAACAGTGTTAGTTCAGATAGTGACTGCGGTGCGCAAACGTTTCTCGGTTCGTTTAATAAAAGGCGCAGATCGAAAATGGTCAGTTCGAAAAGTATGACCAACGTTAAACAGAATATTAAATTAGATAAAGTGAAATCGACTA includes:
- the LOC130892840 gene encoding ankyrin repeat and fibronectin type-III domain-containing protein 1 isoform X1, giving the protein MDKKKRQSLSIDRAAFILLRIKKVFKKKKVQLNESAYMTILCRTDQRAASVSYEGTRRIGRKCPPLLRSKTLPAIFIPSGNILAEQLGNQVRDNLMGKFKMEIAKLQTERVLPLVGYKIKKKKSKILRKGATKIPNHIPALYNVAQQGQFDKTRISLDTNVNRFAAQLEQLDQLIEEVRQYRPGNEILESHGPLRKIQKRKTTIKQLFSAASKFQRNLHRGIYLACILYHEDRVLLTNEDFLPVIEIDEIFPSCIHTDLYWLMKVSCIWNETKVLRFEMEKHISSRIHFRKKILSAVIQMQSLLCLQDLGQIYHKPLKDSRGTMVLSIVNYVKSPRNVSLLNSRWLPMSKVFKKIVLSDDHNLSEMLMASIKQQIHYHQVSSLKLNRGLYLAYLKMQSSVDTIEVIVSSKSPNILPHCKIRDNPHVTSEEWGYLKQLNCPEVVNNASELQKNFLDLVTSASKRLFNYMDVNSDDIITHRIYESNIIELNDEVSFIVICPSAELSCAVPGQRELLLQRGDLLSLPIKVFEMIHLNTYRPSITKKYAKLSCSLELDIASADHLHREAFSNNEIAIAKAKLLKLQELQTKMNVIWNSVRWLMSVITFARDRVTPGISVRCLVQTEQENFTTTDLLQLPPEEKLLKHTLGRGSWPGPGHGIPPSNIITEFSKSEQNLTVVDFGTNNYTDTIENEEDKRRSSSITPAKSENTLCTQQRIRANTICNMSSSDIPKLTAKQSNSLASVNVTDTSNSVNSVSSDSDCGAQTFLGSFNKRRRSKMVSSKSMTNVKQNIKLDKVKSTNRTLLHPDLNSSLSRSLTNFNTCIDYETSKCVESVKDSDKKSISSTVLCQQIETKNENGILQVFAAYETGLASGTSLKLHVTPQTTAREVVDLVVKQLNMAVILKGKDGPVYDVDKLNNFCLVAVIGARERCLRDDFKPLHLQNPWRQGRLYVRQKQDVLAALEHSSKHTLII
- the LOC130892840 gene encoding ankyrin-repeat and fibronectin type III domain-containing 1 isoform X3 encodes the protein MGKFKMEIAKLQTERVLPLVGYKIKKKKSKILRKGATKIPNHIPALYNVAQQGQFDKTRISLDTNVNRFAAQLEQLDQLIEEVRQYRPGNEILESHGPLRKIQKRKTTIKQLFSAASKFQRNLHRGIYLACILYHEDRVLLTNEDFLPVIEIDEIFPSCIHTDLYWLMKVSCIWNETKVLRFEMEKHISSRIHFRKKILSAVIQMQSLLCLQDLGQIYHKPLKDSRGTMVLSIVNYVKSPRNVSLLNSRWLPMSKVFKKIVLSDDHNLSEMLMASIKQQIHYHQVSSLKLNRGLYLAYLKMQSSVDTIEVIVSSKSPNILPHCKIRDNPHVTSEEWGYLKQLNCPEVVNNASELQKNFLDLVTSASKRLFNYMDVNSDDIITHRIYESNIIELNDEVSFIVICPSAELSCAVPGQRELLLQRGDLLSLPIKVFEMIHLNTYRPSITKKYAKLSCSLELDIASADHLHREAFSNNEIAIAKAKLLKLQELQTKMNVIWNSVRWLMSVITFARDRVTPGISVRCLVQTEQENFTTTDLLQLPPEEKLLKHTLGRGSWPGPGHGIPPSNIITEFSKSEQNLTVVDFGTNNYTDTIENEEDKRRSSSITPAKSENTLCTQQRIRANTICNMSSSDIPKLTAKQSNSLASVNVTDTSNSVNSVSSDSDCGAQTFLGSFNKRRRSKMVSSKSMTNVKQNIKLDKVKSTNRTLLHPDLNSSLSRSLTNFNTCIDYETSKCVESVKDSDKKSISSTVLCQQIETKNENGILQVFAAYETGLASGTSLKLHVTPQTTAREVVDLVVKQLNMAVILKGKDGPVYDVDKLNNFCLVAVIGARERCLRDDFKPLHLQNPWRQGRLYVRQKQDVLAALEHSSKHTLII
- the LOC130892840 gene encoding ankyrin repeat and fibronectin type-III domain-containing protein 1 isoform X2, whose protein sequence is MDKKKRQSLSIDRAAFILLRIKKVFKKKKVQLNESAYMTILCRTDQRAASVSYEGTRRIGRKCPPLLRSKTLPAIFIPSGNILAEQLGNQVRALYNVAQQGQFDKTRISLDTNVNRFAAQLEQLDQLIEEVRQYRPGNEILESHGPLRKIQKRKTTIKQLFSAASKFQRNLHRGIYLACILYHEDRVLLTNEDFLPVIEIDEIFPSCIHTDLYWLMKVSCIWNETKVLRFEMEKHISSRIHFRKKILSAVIQMQSLLCLQDLGQIYHKPLKDSRGTMVLSIVNYVKSPRNVSLLNSRWLPMSKVFKKIVLSDDHNLSEMLMASIKQQIHYHQVSSLKLNRGLYLAYLKMQSSVDTIEVIVSSKSPNILPHCKIRDNPHVTSEEWGYLKQLNCPEVVNNASELQKNFLDLVTSASKRLFNYMDVNSDDIITHRIYESNIIELNDEVSFIVICPSAELSCAVPGQRELLLQRGDLLSLPIKVFEMIHLNTYRPSITKKYAKLSCSLELDIASADHLHREAFSNNEIAIAKAKLLKLQELQTKMNVIWNSVRWLMSVITFARDRVTPGISVRCLVQTEQENFTTTDLLQLPPEEKLLKHTLGRGSWPGPGHGIPPSNIITEFSKSEQNLTVVDFGTNNYTDTIENEEDKRRSSSITPAKSENTLCTQQRIRANTICNMSSSDIPKLTAKQSNSLASVNVTDTSNSVNSVSSDSDCGAQTFLGSFNKRRRSKMVSSKSMTNVKQNIKLDKVKSTNRTLLHPDLNSSLSRSLTNFNTCIDYETSKCVESVKDSDKKSISSTVLCQQIETKNENGILQVFAAYETGLASGTSLKLHVTPQTTAREVVDLVVKQLNMAVILKGKDGPVYDVDKLNNFCLVAVIGARERCLRDDFKPLHLQNPWRQGRLYVRQKQDVLAALEHSSKHTLII